In a single window of the Veillonella sp. genome:
- a CDS encoding ABC transporter permease — translation MNKEDFLPIERTPQEEITSFIKRPSKWARFKVNRLAVVGATIILVMIVLAILGPLISPYTYADQSLIDANQSPSFSHWFGTDTLGRDIYTRVMYGARISLTIGFVAAFINLVIGVTYGGIAGYLGGKVDRIMMGIVDVLYGIPLLLYVILLMVVLGPGLTSIFVALGIAYWLNMARIVRSQILKVKNEEYIIAAEAMGIPKYRILLRHILPNCVGPIIITLTLAIPEAIFTEAFLSFIGLGVNAPMASWGVLASEGISSMRSYPFQLIFPAVAISVTMLGFAFLGDGLRNVLDPKEGDR, via the coding sequence ATGAATAAGGAAGATTTTTTACCTATTGAACGAACTCCTCAAGAAGAAATTACAAGCTTTATAAAACGTCCTAGTAAATGGGCGAGATTTAAGGTAAATCGCTTGGCTGTAGTAGGGGCTACTATCATTTTAGTGATGATTGTATTAGCTATCTTAGGACCCCTAATTTCTCCGTATACCTATGCGGATCAATCTCTAATCGATGCGAACCAAAGTCCGAGCTTTAGTCATTGGTTTGGTACCGATACATTGGGTCGCGATATTTATACGCGCGTTATGTACGGCGCTCGTATTTCCTTAACTATCGGCTTTGTAGCGGCTTTCATCAATCTTGTTATCGGCGTTACCTATGGTGGTATTGCAGGTTACCTTGGTGGCAAGGTTGACCGTATCATGATGGGCATCGTAGATGTTTTGTACGGCATTCCACTTTTACTGTATGTAATTTTGTTGATGGTTGTACTTGGCCCTGGCTTAACGTCTATTTTCGTAGCATTGGGCATCGCCTACTGGCTCAATATGGCCCGTATCGTACGTAGCCAAATTTTGAAAGTTAAAAACGAAGAATACATCATTGCTGCTGAAGCGATGGGTATTCCAAAATATCGCATTTTATTGCGTCATATTTTGCCAAACTGCGTGGGACCAATCATCATTACATTGACATTGGCTATCCCAGAGGCTATTTTTACAGAAGCATTCCTTAGCTTCATCGGTTTAGGTGTTAATGCACCGATGGCGAGCTGGGGCGTACTCGCTTCTGAAGGAATCAGTAGCATGCGCTCCTATCCATTCCAATTGATTTTCCCTGCTGTTGCCATTAGTGTTACCATGCTTGGTTTCGCATTCCTTGGCGATGGCTTACGTAATGTGTTAGACCCTAAGGAAGGAGATAGATAA
- a CDS encoding ABC transporter ATP-binding protein, with the protein MNNAIVDVRNVSITIDTFQGPLRVIRNQDISLQPGEILGIVGESGCGKSVLVNSLMGLLPYGKTKIKADTFMIDGNDCLEFTEDDWNELRGTTVAMVFQDPMTSLNPIMTIGEQMYEVINRTNAYGEDYDERAIAIDLLKKMGLSTPERRLSQYPHELSGGMRQRVCIAMAVAGRPKVLICDEPTTALDITTEAQILRLMQTLAVEAGIGIIFISHNLRVIAQICDRVMVMYAGKCVESATVEGIFNEPRHPYTLGLLLALPQGKWHGELKAVEGQPPDLFDLPRGCAFNPRCKWAMRICGNRIPMVTNVGEGHQFTCWLAKLEGL; encoded by the coding sequence ATGAATAACGCAATTGTTGATGTGCGCAATGTGTCCATTACCATCGATACCTTCCAAGGCCCTTTACGGGTTATTCGCAATCAAGATATCTCCTTACAACCAGGTGAGATTTTAGGTATTGTTGGTGAATCAGGCTGTGGTAAATCTGTACTAGTTAATTCCTTAATGGGATTGCTACCATATGGCAAAACAAAAATCAAAGCCGATACATTTATGATTGATGGCAATGATTGCCTTGAATTTACTGAAGATGACTGGAATGAACTCCGCGGTACTACTGTTGCCATGGTATTCCAAGATCCTATGACATCTTTGAATCCAATCATGACGATTGGGGAGCAAATGTATGAGGTTATCAATCGTACCAATGCATATGGTGAGGATTATGACGAACGAGCTATCGCCATCGACTTATTAAAGAAGATGGGCCTTTCAACACCAGAACGACGATTATCTCAATATCCTCATGAATTGAGTGGTGGTATGCGCCAACGCGTTTGTATCGCCATGGCTGTCGCAGGTCGTCCAAAGGTTTTGATTTGTGATGAACCGACAACGGCTCTAGATATTACAACAGAGGCTCAAATCTTGCGCCTTATGCAAACATTAGCTGTAGAAGCTGGTATTGGCATTATCTTTATTTCTCATAACCTCCGCGTTATTGCTCAAATTTGCGACCGCGTTATGGTTATGTACGCTGGTAAATGTGTTGAATCTGCTACGGTAGAAGGTATCTTTAATGAACCTCGTCATCCGTACACATTGGGCTTGTTACTCGCTTTACCACAAGGTAAATGGCATGGTGAGTTAAAAGCCGTTGAAGGTCAACCACCAGATCTGTTTGATCTACCACGAGGTTGTGCGTTTAATCCACGGTGTAAGTGGGCTATGCGTATCTGTGGTAATCGTATTCCTATGGTTACAAATGTTGGTGAAGGTCACCAATTTACATGTTGGTTAGCTAAGTTGGAGGGACTTTAA
- a CDS encoding ABC transporter ATP-binding protein: protein MSYVWETDNLVKEFTLSGGLFKPKHTVHAVQGVSLYQSPGETLGIVGESGCGKSTFGYTLMGLHQATSGSIYMNGRQIDPYVDRKAVHPVMQMVFQNPYASLNPRLTVNAILEEPLELDPKYTPRDRVIRVKEVLDQVGLNMSFGERYAHELSGGQRQRIGIARALIMQPQCIICDEPISALDVSIQVQIMTLLERLQEQHGISYLFISHDLNMVRYISHRMVVMYLGAVMEEGPALDLYEFPQHPYTRALTALNGPVIPHAPIGAPLKGDPPNPLDPPKGCLFSGRCPEAEGRCFTERPPLRDWADRRIACWHI from the coding sequence ATGAGTTACGTATGGGAAACTGACAACCTCGTTAAAGAGTTCACTCTGTCAGGTGGCTTATTTAAGCCAAAACACACGGTACACGCTGTACAAGGCGTGAGCCTATATCAATCACCAGGGGAAACCCTCGGTATCGTAGGTGAATCTGGATGTGGTAAATCTACATTTGGCTACACCTTGATGGGGTTACATCAAGCTACATCAGGTTCTATTTATATGAATGGACGCCAAATTGATCCCTATGTGGATCGCAAAGCCGTTCATCCTGTGATGCAAATGGTATTCCAAAATCCTTATGCATCACTTAATCCACGTCTTACGGTTAATGCGATTTTAGAGGAACCTTTGGAGTTGGATCCAAAGTATACACCTCGTGATCGCGTTATTCGCGTAAAAGAAGTGCTTGATCAAGTTGGTTTGAACATGTCTTTTGGTGAGCGTTATGCTCATGAATTATCTGGTGGTCAACGTCAACGTATCGGTATTGCACGGGCTCTTATTATGCAGCCACAGTGTATCATCTGTGATGAACCGATTTCAGCACTAGATGTATCGATTCAAGTACAAATTATGACATTGCTTGAACGATTACAAGAACAACATGGTATTTCGTACCTCTTTATTTCTCATGATTTAAACATGGTGCGCTACATCAGTCATCGCATGGTGGTTATGTACTTAGGTGCTGTTATGGAAGAAGGTCCAGCATTGGATTTATACGAATTCCCACAACATCCTTACACTCGTGCTTTGACGGCCTTAAATGGTCCTGTTATACCACATGCTCCAATTGGAGCACCGCTTAAAGGGGACCCACCAAATCCACTAGATCCACCGAAAGGTTGTTTGTTTAGTGGTCGTTGCCCAGAAGCAGAGGGTCGTTGCTTTACAGAACGTCCACCTCTACGTGATTGGGCAGATCGCCGCATCGCATGCTGGCACATATAA
- a CDS encoding serine hydrolase, with protein MEKLLVGKSLEHQLDTVIKELAPKGKISYVVLQFDDEEEPTIIASKGADTVHSSASLIKVLIMEYVFHLARTEQLDLNDTVPLSRTPRVEGGGALQELVAKHSFTYLELCRLMMVLSDNMATNLLITVLGMENINARAEQLGVDEIELNRMMMDFEALAEGRDNRMTAMALARLYKHIFECRDRDFYGREMWNILGRQQFRDILPFYWGEDVRFHHKTGSLDRVEHDGGILETFRGHFCFILLMSDIDNDRGKELGAQVGRIMKEFVEEALP; from the coding sequence ATGGAAAAGTTACTTGTTGGCAAGTCCTTGGAGCATCAACTCGATACAGTTATTAAAGAATTAGCACCAAAAGGAAAAATATCCTATGTAGTACTTCAATTTGACGATGAAGAGGAACCGACTATTATCGCTTCTAAAGGGGCGGATACGGTACATTCTAGTGCAAGTTTGATTAAGGTACTCATCATGGAGTATGTATTCCATTTAGCTCGTACTGAACAGTTAGATCTTAATGACACAGTTCCACTATCTAGAACACCTCGTGTTGAAGGTGGTGGTGCTTTACAAGAACTAGTAGCAAAGCATAGCTTTACGTATCTTGAGTTATGCCGTCTTATGATGGTTCTTAGCGATAATATGGCGACAAATTTGCTCATTACAGTTCTTGGAATGGAAAATATCAATGCTCGTGCAGAACAGCTTGGTGTAGATGAGATAGAACTCAATCGCATGATGATGGACTTTGAAGCTCTCGCCGAAGGCCGTGATAATCGTATGACTGCTATGGCGTTAGCTCGTCTCTATAAACACATTTTTGAATGTCGCGATAGAGATTTTTATGGCCGAGAAATGTGGAACATTTTAGGTCGCCAACAATTCCGTGATATTTTGCCATTTTATTGGGGGGAAGATGTACGCTTTCACCATAAAACAGGTTCCCTTGATCGCGTAGAGCATGACGGGGGCATATTAGAAACGTTTAGAGGTCATTTCTGCTTTATCCTTTTGATGAGCGATATCGATAATGACCGAGGTAAAGAGTTAGGCGCTCAAGTAGGGCGTATCATGAAAGAATTTGTAGAGGAAGCATTGCCATGA
- a CDS encoding peptide ABC transporter substrate-binding protein codes for MMDKRNLLKLMVLALGVSVLLFVFGYPRGEQPIDEHTIRYVLEQEPSTLDPAKSTTSPEGTVQLQLFDGLVRLNDESEPEAALAKSWDISDDGREYTFHLRPDLKWSNGEPLTAHDFEYAWKRVLDPEVHADNAYMLYVLKNGEAFNNGDAKAEDVGVKAIDDDTLVVTLENPTAYFLKLLASHSYYPVSQKAVEAHENWAANADTFVSNGPYRLLSWKHNGEMDFVKNPNYWDADSVKTEKMNWPISESQSTRLTLVEGGEADMTVEPPVADQKRLEEAGLLHIGPMLGNYYYVFNVKAEPFTDPEVRKAFSMVINRANIVNNIVRGGKEAAYAFVPYGMLESNGREDFREAGSYLVYEDVEQAKEILKQAGYDKNHPLPPITILYNTSELHKAIAEAVQDAWVNAFGADVRLQNQETKVFLADREAGKYQVARASWVADYSDPQNFLEVFSAEDNDSQYHSEDYNELIARIRTTPNGAERDALMHQAEKMIFDESLVMPLYFTTQPYVTNGSIQNYFWTTLGLVDFKKAYK; via the coding sequence ATGATGGATAAACGAAATTTGTTAAAACTCATGGTCCTTGCTCTTGGGGTGAGTGTGCTCTTGTTTGTATTTGGTTATCCTCGCGGGGAGCAACCAATTGATGAGCATACAATCCGATATGTTCTTGAGCAGGAACCATCCACATTGGATCCAGCAAAGTCTACCACCTCTCCGGAGGGCACAGTTCAACTGCAATTATTTGACGGTTTAGTTCGTTTAAATGATGAAAGTGAACCAGAGGCAGCACTTGCTAAAAGCTGGGATATTTCTGATGATGGTCGCGAGTATACCTTCCATTTACGACCAGATTTAAAATGGTCCAATGGAGAGCCTTTGACGGCTCATGACTTTGAATACGCTTGGAAACGCGTATTAGACCCTGAAGTCCATGCGGACAATGCATATATGTTATATGTATTAAAAAATGGCGAAGCCTTTAATAATGGTGATGCCAAAGCTGAAGATGTTGGTGTTAAGGCCATCGATGATGATACATTGGTGGTTACCTTAGAAAATCCAACAGCCTATTTCTTAAAATTATTAGCATCTCATAGTTACTATCCAGTGAGTCAAAAGGCTGTAGAAGCTCATGAAAACTGGGCTGCTAATGCAGATACATTTGTGTCTAATGGTCCATACCGCTTATTATCTTGGAAGCATAACGGGGAAATGGATTTTGTTAAGAACCCGAATTATTGGGATGCGGACTCTGTAAAAACAGAGAAGATGAATTGGCCTATTAGTGAATCCCAAAGCACACGCCTCACATTGGTTGAAGGTGGCGAAGCAGATATGACTGTTGAGCCTCCTGTAGCAGATCAAAAACGCTTAGAAGAGGCTGGTCTATTACATATTGGACCTATGCTTGGTAACTACTATTACGTATTCAATGTGAAAGCAGAGCCTTTTACAGACCCTGAAGTACGTAAAGCATTCTCTATGGTTATCAACCGTGCTAATATCGTTAACAATATTGTTCGCGGTGGTAAAGAGGCTGCCTATGCATTTGTTCCATATGGCATGCTTGAAAGCAACGGTCGTGAAGACTTCCGTGAAGCTGGTAGCTATCTCGTTTACGAAGATGTAGAGCAAGCGAAAGAAATCTTGAAACAAGCTGGCTATGATAAGAATCATCCATTGCCTCCAATTACGATTTTGTATAATACAAGCGAATTACATAAAGCGATTGCTGAAGCTGTACAGGATGCATGGGTAAATGCATTTGGTGCAGATGTGCGTTTACAAAATCAAGAGACAAAAGTATTCTTAGCTGATCGTGAAGCTGGTAAATACCAAGTAGCTCGTGCATCTTGGGTTGCGGATTACAGTGATCCACAAAACTTCTTAGAAGTATTCTCTGCGGAAGACAACGATAGTCAGTACCATAGTGAAGACTATAACGAGTTAATCGCTCGTATCCGTACGACACCAAATGGGGCTGAACGCGATGCATTGATGCATCAAGCAGAAAAGATGATTTTTGATGAATCTCTAGTAATGCCGTTATACTTTACAACACAACCATATGTAACAAACGGAAGTATTCAAAATTATTTCTGGACTACATTGGGCCTTGTTGACTTTAAAAAAGCATACAAATAA
- a CDS encoding LD-carboxypeptidase, producing the protein MNWIEPKRLAPGMTIGIMAPASASDEDLYRIEEICNARGYHVLFGESAHRKGLYGGTPEEQAQEFQYMMTTAPCDAVLALRGGYGTMRYLDLLDYKAIRKHRKAFIGYSDCTALHMAINRYSRFITYHGPMGVDFKEEHKADIDALFVALEGKLQVIEPLPEPPRGAIGTELGEGILRGGNMTMLSMLCGTPYFLEDESWEDTLLFIEDVGEAPYKLDRMLQQWRLSGLLSRIKGLVIGTFTDCEGDEDERDYDLGYEALRYMEDNRNPELPEPFVCYVPTGHGTPHQTLPLGATINFRYISNTIIVHTYSK; encoded by the coding sequence ATGAACTGGATTGAACCAAAGCGCTTAGCACCGGGCATGACCATAGGGATTATGGCTCCTGCTAGTGCAAGCGATGAAGATTTATATAGAATAGAAGAGATTTGTAACGCAAGGGGCTACCATGTGCTTTTTGGTGAAAGTGCACATCGTAAAGGACTTTATGGTGGTACACCTGAGGAGCAAGCCCAAGAGTTTCAATATATGATGACCACCGCACCTTGTGATGCGGTACTTGCCTTGCGCGGTGGTTACGGAACGATGCGTTATCTAGATTTATTAGATTATAAAGCAATTCGTAAACATCGTAAGGCTTTTATAGGGTATAGCGACTGTACGGCTCTTCATATGGCTATCAATCGATATAGTAGATTTATTACGTATCACGGGCCGATGGGCGTCGACTTTAAAGAAGAACATAAGGCAGATATAGATGCATTATTTGTAGCTTTAGAAGGTAAATTACAAGTCATAGAACCATTACCTGAACCGCCACGTGGTGCCATTGGTACTGAGCTAGGGGAAGGAATTTTACGGGGCGGCAATATGACGATGTTATCAATGCTGTGCGGAACGCCTTATTTTTTAGAGGATGAATCTTGGGAGGATACCTTACTATTCATTGAAGATGTAGGGGAAGCACCGTACAAGCTTGATCGCATGTTACAACAGTGGCGTTTAAGTGGGCTGTTGAGTCGTATAAAAGGTTTGGTGATTGGTACTTTTACAGACTGCGAAGGTGATGAAGATGAACGTGATTACGATTTAGGCTATGAAGCACTGCGCTACATGGAGGACAATAGGAATCCTGAATTACCAGAGCCTTTTGTATGCTATGTGCCTACAGGGCATGGAACGCCGCATCAAACATTGCCATTAGGTGCAACGATTAACTTTAGATATATTTCAAACACTATAATTGTTCATACCTATTCGAAATAG
- a CDS encoding amidohydrolase — MTLQERESQACAIIDDMAHELRKLSLYLHDNPELGLEEHKAVNVINQFLENHNFLSQVGLTDLPELQTALRGDYNCEAHHKMAFLGEYDALPELGHGCGHNLIAMMSLGAAVAFSQSAPETWGTTFFGCPAEETIGGKVYMAEAGLFKGYEAALIIHPGGENEVGGTSLATHPLEVTFHGRSCHIASLTDSGINALDCAVDLYQRIKELKKTFPKGAIVGAIFTKAGTAPNVVTPKATIRMTVRGSTVDDLEGIVLPAIKAAAQEIAVSYGAKVEMHHYEPLFKDMRQDKRLLDLFTEVMTEFGESPRILPDDEADGSTDVGNVSYEVPTAQPTLQIGLGLEAHTPEFTCAAGSDYGLDQAIKGAKIMAVVALRYAMCK; from the coding sequence ATGACATTACAAGAACGAGAATCGCAAGCTTGTGCCATTATAGATGATATGGCACATGAGTTGCGTAAGCTTTCATTATATTTACACGATAATCCAGAATTGGGGTTAGAAGAGCATAAAGCAGTTAATGTAATTAATCAATTTTTAGAGAATCATAATTTTTTATCTCAAGTGGGTTTAACTGATCTACCAGAGTTACAAACTGCATTACGGGGCGACTATAATTGTGAGGCACATCATAAAATGGCCTTTTTAGGCGAGTATGATGCTTTACCTGAACTTGGTCATGGTTGTGGACATAATCTCATTGCTATGATGAGTTTAGGCGCTGCGGTTGCTTTTAGTCAAAGTGCACCAGAAACATGGGGAACGACATTCTTTGGATGTCCTGCAGAGGAAACCATTGGTGGTAAGGTATATATGGCGGAGGCAGGTTTATTTAAAGGCTATGAGGCAGCACTCATTATTCATCCAGGCGGTGAAAATGAAGTGGGTGGCACATCCTTAGCGACCCATCCCTTAGAGGTAACCTTCCACGGTCGATCCTGTCATATCGCATCACTTACTGACTCTGGTATTAATGCGCTAGATTGTGCTGTAGATTTATATCAAAGAATCAAAGAGTTAAAGAAAACATTCCCTAAAGGGGCTATTGTGGGCGCCATCTTTACCAAAGCTGGTACGGCGCCGAACGTAGTAACTCCTAAGGCGACAATTCGTATGACTGTTCGTGGTAGCACCGTAGATGATTTAGAAGGGATTGTTTTGCCAGCTATTAAAGCGGCGGCTCAAGAAATTGCAGTTTCTTACGGTGCTAAAGTTGAAATGCATCACTATGAGCCACTTTTTAAGGATATGCGTCAAGATAAACGGTTATTAGATCTCTTTACAGAGGTAATGACTGAGTTTGGTGAAAGCCCACGCATATTGCCTGATGATGAGGCAGATGGTAGCACAGATGTAGGAAATGTATCCTATGAAGTGCCAACTGCACAGCCAACATTACAAATTGGATTAGGCTTAGAAGCGCATACGCCTGAGTTTACTTGTGCAGCTGGTTCTGACTATGGATTAGACCAAGCAATCAAGGGTGCTAAGATTATGGCTGTTGTAGCCTTGCGTTATGCTATGTGTAAGTGA
- a CDS encoding ABC-F family ATP-binding cassette domain-containing protein produces the protein MSVLTVSNVTHGFGARQILDDASFRLLKGEHVGLIGANGEGKSTFLNIITGKIPPDEGKIEWSNQVMVGYLDQHAVLEKGMTIRDVLQRAFDDLFVMEQKINDAYNRMGDVSEDEMNKLLEQVGEWQEILEQRGFYEIDAVIERTAAGLGLMDIGLDRDVTELSGGQRTKVLLTKLLLEKPTILLLDEPTNYLDVEHIQWLQNYLQNYENAFILISHDMEFLNSVVNVIYHIEQAVLTRYTGDYHQFQAAYEVKKAQAAKAYERQQQEIERMEDFIQRNKARVATRGMANSRAKRLEKMEILEKPKEYIKPSFSFKEGRTPSRFIVEAFGLELGYDEPLTRPVDFQIERNKKIAIRGVNGLGKTTLLKTILGLLKPVSGELVKGDFLQVGYFAQEDTPSNSETALDYIWNEYPAMTNAEVRAALARCGLTNEHITSQMRVLSGGENAKVRLCKLMQNKYNVLVLDEPTNHLDIYAKEELSRALREFKGTIVLVSHEPEFYKDWVTDIWNIEDWTTKIV, from the coding sequence ATGAGTGTTTTAACCGTTTCCAATGTAACCCATGGTTTTGGAGCGCGACAAATCTTAGATGATGCATCATTCCGCCTGTTAAAAGGCGAACATGTAGGCCTCATTGGCGCCAATGGTGAAGGTAAGTCTACATTCCTAAATATCATTACAGGTAAAATTCCTCCTGATGAAGGTAAGATTGAATGGTCTAATCAAGTAATGGTTGGCTATTTAGATCAACATGCAGTCCTCGAAAAAGGTATGACCATTCGAGATGTATTACAACGGGCCTTTGATGATTTATTCGTCATGGAACAAAAGATTAACGATGCCTATAATCGCATGGGCGATGTATCCGAAGATGAAATGAATAAACTGCTCGAACAAGTTGGGGAATGGCAAGAAATTCTAGAGCAACGTGGTTTCTATGAAATTGATGCGGTTATCGAACGTACCGCTGCAGGGCTTGGCCTTATGGATATTGGGCTTGATCGAGATGTTACAGAACTTAGTGGTGGTCAACGTACAAAGGTTTTGCTTACAAAACTATTACTGGAAAAACCAACTATTTTGTTATTGGACGAACCGACAAACTATCTTGATGTAGAGCATATTCAATGGTTGCAAAACTATTTACAAAACTACGAAAATGCTTTTATCTTGATTTCCCATGATATGGAGTTCTTGAATTCTGTAGTTAATGTTATTTATCATATCGAGCAAGCGGTCTTAACGCGTTATACTGGCGATTATCATCAGTTCCAAGCTGCTTACGAAGTGAAAAAGGCACAAGCGGCTAAGGCTTATGAGCGTCAACAACAAGAGATTGAGCGAATGGAGGACTTCATCCAACGTAATAAAGCTCGTGTTGCAACGCGTGGCATGGCGAATTCTCGAGCTAAGCGCTTAGAGAAAATGGAAATTTTGGAAAAACCAAAAGAGTATATTAAACCTTCCTTTAGTTTTAAAGAAGGCCGTACGCCAAGTCGTTTTATTGTAGAAGCCTTTGGTTTGGAATTAGGATATGATGAACCATTGACTAGACCAGTAGACTTTCAAATTGAAAGAAATAAAAAAATTGCCATTCGCGGCGTTAACGGTCTAGGTAAAACGACATTATTGAAAACAATTTTAGGGTTATTAAAACCGGTGAGTGGTGAGTTGGTAAAAGGTGATTTCTTACAAGTTGGCTATTTTGCTCAAGAAGATACACCATCCAATTCTGAAACTGCCTTAGATTATATTTGGAATGAATATCCAGCAATGACTAATGCAGAGGTGCGTGCTGCACTTGCTCGTTGTGGCCTTACTAACGAGCATATTACATCTCAAATGCGCGTGTTATCTGGTGGTGAAAATGCAAAGGTTCGTTTGTGTAAATTAATGCAGAATAAGTACAATGTTCTCGTATTAGACGAACCGACTAATCACTTAGATATCTATGCAAAGGAAGAGTTGAGTCGTGCTTTACGTGAGTTTAAAGGAACTATCGTTTTGGTAAGCCATGAACCTGAATTTTATAAAGATTGGGTTACGGATATTTGGAATATTGAAGATTGGACGACAAAGATCGTTTAG
- the folE gene encoding GTP cyclohydrolase I codes for MNQRAKDGIKQFLEALSVDTEAPELEKTPSRVTELYSELFSGVGLDTKSAWGETFSTDYKGLVAVTGIPFYSMCEHHLLPFFGTVDIVYQPKDGCVAGLSKFQEIVNILSRRPQLQERLASELADAIMNDLSAHGVFVRITSTQLCMLIKGTMQQDSKVITLESRGVLAETGTLRDEALAMLGGGQANV; via the coding sequence ATGAATCAACGTGCAAAGGACGGGATAAAGCAATTCTTAGAAGCTTTATCTGTTGATACAGAGGCACCAGAGCTAGAGAAAACACCAAGTCGTGTAACAGAATTATATAGTGAATTATTTAGTGGCGTAGGCCTAGATACAAAATCTGCATGGGGTGAAACCTTTAGTACTGATTACAAGGGGCTTGTAGCAGTTACAGGGATTCCATTTTATTCCATGTGTGAGCACCACTTGTTGCCATTCTTTGGAACCGTTGATATTGTGTATCAACCGAAGGATGGCTGTGTGGCAGGTCTTAGCAAGTTTCAAGAGATTGTTAATATCCTTAGCCGGAGGCCGCAACTACAAGAGCGGTTGGCGTCGGAATTAGCAGATGCCATTATGAATGATTTATCTGCTCATGGTGTATTTGTGCGCATTACATCAACACAGTTATGTATGCTTATCAAAGGAACTATGCAGCAAGACTCAAAGGTGATTACATTAGAAAGCCGTGGCGTGCTAGCAGAGACAGGTACGTTACGTGATGAAGCGTTAGCAATGTTAGGTGGAGGACAGGCAAATGTTTAA